In the Pseudolabrys taiwanensis genome, one interval contains:
- a CDS encoding 3-hydroxyacyl-CoA dehydrogenase NAD-binding domain-containing protein, giving the protein MNAASSNAGVRRVAVIGGGTIGASWAAYFLAHGLEVVVSDPAPGAAEAIRTRIAEAWPVLTALGARADIDMNGWRFEADPVAAVAGADFVQENAPERYDVKQKLLPRIDAVLPPEVVIASSSSGLLASRISEGCRYPERCLIGHPFNPPHLIPLVEVVGGAKASRAAIDRAIAFYRAIGKSPIEIRKEVPGHVSNRLQAALWREAIYLVEQGVASVADVDAAISEGPGLRWALMGPHLTFHLGGGEGGMTQFLKHLLPAVESWWADLGTPNMTPELQQRLIDGIDQEAGGRSIDELQRWRDGLLMQIIALRQQAAAK; this is encoded by the coding sequence ATGAATGCTGCGTCGTCAAACGCGGGTGTACGCCGCGTTGCCGTCATCGGTGGCGGCACCATCGGGGCGAGCTGGGCGGCTTATTTCCTCGCGCATGGTCTTGAGGTGGTCGTCAGCGATCCCGCACCGGGCGCAGCGGAGGCCATCCGCACGCGCATCGCCGAAGCTTGGCCGGTGCTGACGGCGCTGGGTGCGCGGGCCGATATCGATATGAACGGCTGGCGTTTCGAGGCGGATCCAGTCGCAGCGGTCGCTGGCGCCGACTTCGTCCAGGAGAACGCGCCGGAACGCTACGACGTGAAACAGAAGCTGTTGCCGCGGATCGATGCCGTACTGCCGCCCGAGGTGGTGATCGCGTCGAGTTCATCCGGCCTGCTCGCCAGCCGCATTTCCGAAGGTTGCCGCTATCCCGAGCGATGCCTGATCGGCCATCCGTTCAACCCGCCGCATCTCATTCCGCTGGTCGAAGTGGTCGGCGGCGCCAAGGCGAGCCGCGCCGCGATCGACCGCGCCATCGCCTTCTACCGTGCCATCGGCAAAAGCCCGATCGAGATCCGCAAGGAAGTGCCGGGCCACGTGTCGAACAGACTGCAAGCGGCGCTCTGGCGCGAGGCGATCTATCTCGTCGAACAAGGCGTCGCCTCGGTCGCCGATGTCGACGCAGCAATTTCCGAAGGACCGGGCCTGCGCTGGGCTTTGATGGGGCCGCATCTGACCTTCCATCTCGGTGGCGGCGAAGGCGGCATGACCCAGTTTCTCAAGCACCTGCTGCCGGCCGTGGAGAGCTGGTGGGCCGATCTCGGCACGCCGAATATGACGCCCGAACTGCAACAGCGCCTGATTGACGGCATTGATCAGGAAGCGGGCGGACGGTCGATCGACGAATTGCAGCGCTGGCGCGACGGGCTGCTGATGCAGATCATCGCCTTGCGCCAGCAGGCCGCGGCCAAATAG